The Mesorhizobium sp. M3A.F.Ca.ET.080.04.2.1 genome contains the following window.
CTGATCAGGCCGCGCGTCTCCTCGGTCAACGGGCAGCAGAGAACGATGATGTCGCTCTGCTCGACCAACGCGTCGATCGACAGGAAGCCGACGCGCTCGGGCGCCGGACGCAGGCTGCGCGTGGTCGCTATGACATTGAGGTCGAAGCCGTGCGCGGCGATATGACCGACGGCCTGGCCGACGGCGCCAAGGCCTACAATGCCCATGGTCTTGCCGGCCAGCTCGCTGGTCGAATTGGCGTGCTCGCGACCGGCGAGCCAGCCCTTGGCGCGCAGATCGCGATCCATCATGCGAAAACGGCGCAAGAGCGCGAGCGCGACGAACATCACATGCTCGGCGACCGAGCGGGCGTTGACCGCCGGCACGTTCGCCACCAGGACACCGGCGGCAGTGGCCGCGTCGACCGGGATCATGTCCAGCCCTGCGCCATGGCGGATCGCGGCGCGCAAGTTCGCCGCGCCGGCAAAGAGATCCGGCGGCAGCGGCGCGCGAACGATGACGATGTCGGCGTCCGTGGCTTCGGCGGTCAACGTCCTGGCGTCGAGGGCAGTCGCGATAGCCAGCCGGCCTGCTCCCCCCAACATGGCGGTCGCGCGTGGGTGCAGCGGATGCGTCGACAGGATCTTTCGCATTGAGCCCCTGTTTGTTTAGCCGCATTTCTGCCACGCCAAGCGATTCCGCTTGGCTGCAAAATGCTCAGGCCTTTTCGAGCACCGCGCTATCCGGCTCCGTTGCCCGGCCTTCTATCAGCCCCTTCCAGTAGCTCTCGGCGCCCTGCAGATGAGCGCTCATCAGCGCCTGGGCAAGGTTGCCGTCGCGGCGCAGCAGCGCCTCGTAGATCTGGATGTGCTCGGCATGCGAGCGCACGCTGCGCTCGGGATCGTTGAAATAGATCGGCAAGCGCTGCTCGCCCATCAGATAATAGACACTGCAGATGTTGTGGAAGACGCCGTTCTTGGTCGCCCGCACGATCTCAAGGTGAAACTCGCGATCTTCCTTGGCGAGACCTTCGCCGGCGGCGATGCGCTCCTCGGAAGCTTTCAGGATTTCGCGCAACCGCTCGAAATTCTCCTCCGTGGCGCGCGAGCAGGCAAGCTCGGCGGCCTTGATCTCGTGGATCTTGCGCAATTCGACGGTCTCGTAGATCTGCACCGGGTCGAGCGGCAGGCCCGCGCGAGCGAAAAGCGCTAACGCTTCCACGCTGGCCTGCTTGGTATCGACATAGATGCCGGATTTGGCGCGGCGCTCGACGATGCGCATGGCTTCCAGGATCGCCAGCGCCTCGCGGATCTGGCCGCGGCTGACGCCGAAATGCTCCGCCAGCTCGCGCTCCGACGGTGTGCGGCCGGTCTCCTTGTCCGAGTTGGAGAACAGATAGGCGGCGAGTTCGGCGAGAAGGTTCTTTTCTTTCATCGTCAAATGCGTTGCGCGTGCGCCTCCAGGAACCGCTCGGAAATGGTGAAACCCAATCCAGGCTTTTCGGGGATCGCTATCATACCGTCCTTTGCTTCGACAGTCTCTTCGACGAGATCGTGGATCATCGGATTGGCGCCGAGCGAATATTCGATCGTGAAGCTGGCCGGCGAAGCGGCGCAGACATGCAGCCCGGCAAAGAAGCACGGCGCTCCCGCCCACAGATGCGGCGCCAGGCGCAGGTTGAAGGCGCTGGCGATGGTGCCGATCTTCATCGCCTCGCTGATGCCGCCGCAGAAGGCGGGGTCGGGCTGGAAGATGTCGGCCGATTTGAGCACCGCCAGATCGCGGAAGGCATAGCGTGTCGCCTCGCTTTCGCCCGTGGCGATCGGGACCGAGCCTGAGGCGCGTACCTCGGCCATGCCCGGCTTATCGTCGGCGATCACCGGCTCCTCGAACCAGGCGAGGTCGAGATCGGCGGTAAGGCTGATGAAGCGCTTCGCCTCGGCGACGGTGTAGGTGCCGTGCGCGTCGACCATCAGCTGGACATCCGGGCCGATTGCCTGTCTGGCGGCGCGCACGCGCGCGGCCGAAATATGCGGGGCGCCGTCCATGGCGCCGATGCGCATCTTCAGCGCTCTGAAGCCGCCCTTGGCGATATAGGATTTCAGCTGGTCGCCAATGGCATCGGCGGCGGCCCAGCCGCCGGACGCATAGGCCTGCATGCGCTCGACCTTGCGGCCGCCGAGCAGCCGCCAGACCGGCTGTCCCAGCGACTTGCCGAGAATGTCCCAGAGCGCGATGTCGACGGCGCTGATTGCGGCCACGCTCATGCCGCGCCGCGCCAGCTGCGGCATGGCGTGGCCGGCATGGGCCGCCGTCTGGTGGCGCACGCCGTTGTAGAGCATCTCCCAGACCACGCCTATATCGGCCGGGTCGCGGCCGATCAGCTGCGGCGCGATCTCGTGGTTGAGCATATGGACGAGGGCGCCGTAGCTGCCGGCGCTGCCGGCGGCGTTCTTGCCCTCGCCCCAGCCTACCAGGCCGTCTTCTGTCTCGATGCGCAATATGGCGGCGTCGAACGTCGTCACCTGACCGAAGTCGCTGCGATGCTGCTTCGCGACTGCGATCGGTATGCGGACCCACCAGGCCTGGACGTTTCTGATGCGCATCTTCATCCCCGGCCCTGCCGCCCGGCGAGGCGGAAGGGTTTCAATCGAACCGTCTATCTGATCAGCGGCAGCAGCGTTTCGGCGGTGATGCGCATCTGGTCGGTGTAGAACTTCTCGGTCAGCAGGCTGGAGCCGTGGTCCTGGATGAATTTGAGCTGCTCGGGCGAGATATCGACCGGGTTGCGCTCCACCATCTCGGGATAGGGTGCCGCCGGCGTGCGGTCGACGGGCGCGACGAATTCGTTGGTCAGCGCGCCGTCATAGCCGATCTCCTTCAGCGTGCCGACGATCTTCGGCCAGTCGATCTGGCCGAGGCCGGCGGCGAAGCGGTTGTTGTCGGCGACGTGGAAGTCGAACAGGCGCTTTCCCACCTGTCGGATGGCGTCGTAGACGTTAAATTCCTCCATGTGGATGTGATAGGCGTCGAGGCAGACGCCGCATTCCGGGCTGACCGCATCGGCGAGCGCGAGCGCCTGGGCGCCGCGGTTGAAGAGATATGTCTCGAAGCGATTGAGCGGCTCGACGGCGATCTTGACGCCGACCTTCTTGGCGTGGGCGAAGCATTCGCGCGTGGCGTCCACCACCCAACCCCATTCTTCCGCCTCGGTGCCGTCAGGCACGACCTTGCCGACGGTGGCGGGAACCAGGGTGATGATCTCGCCGTCAAGCTCGCTCACCATGGTGAGCACGTCCTTGACATATTTCACCGAGCGCTCGCGCTGGCCCTGGTCCTTGGCGGCAAGGTTGCGCTCGCCAAGCATCAGCGTCACCGAACCCCAGCAGCGGATGCCGTGCTCCTTCAGCAGGGCGCGTGTCTCGTTGGTCTTGTACTGTTCCGGCTCGCCGGAAATCTCGATCGACTCATAGCCGAGTTTCTTGATGCGCTTGAGCGTCACCTCCAACGGCTCCGCCCGCATCCAGTTGTGCGTCGAAAGATGCATGGTCTATCCTTCCCAGAATTCGCCTGTCACGTTTTCCGCGGCGTTCTTCCGGCGAAGCCACGCCGCGCGATCTCCTCCCCACGGCGTTCCAGTAGATTGGCAAACTGGTTCGACCAATTGGGCCTGATGCGAGGTCTACAGCAATTTGCCCGGCGCGGCAAGGAGCCGGAGGCCGAGCCTGGATTTTCCCTTTACAGTGCTGATTAATATGGAAAAACGGTGCTGCCGAATGCCGAGGCGCGCGTCGCCAGCGACCATCATGGCGCTTGACCCGATAACGATATTTGGTCATACCAGAATGGCGAGACCGACACATGTCCGCGGAAGATGACCAAACAGGCTGGCCCTCCTTCCAATCGGCGCTATGCTTGGTCGTGAGAACACAGAGGGAGGATGCCGAATGCCGACGACGATGAAGGGTCCCGGCCTGTTTCTGGCGCAGTTCGCGGGCGACGCCGCACCGTTCAATTCGCTGGCTTCGATCACCAAATGGGCGGCCGGCCTCGGCTACAAGGGCGTCCAGATCCCGACCTGGGACGGACGCCTGTTCGACCTCAAGAAAGCGGCGGCGTCGAAGACCTATTGCGACGAGGTGAAAGGCATTTGCGCCGATGCCGGCGTCGAGATCACGGAGCTGTCGACGCATCTGCAGGGCCAACTCGTGGCGGTGCACCCGGCCTATGACGCGCAGTTCGACGGCTTCGCACCGGCCGAGGTGCACAACAACCCAAAGGCGCGACAGAAATGGGCGGTCGAGCAGATGGAGTTCGGCGCCAAGGCGTCGAAGCATCTCGGCCTCAAGGCGTCGGTCACCTTCAGCGGCGCGCTCGCCTTCCCCTATCTCTATCCGTGGCCGCAACGCCCGCCAGGCCTCATCGAGGAGGCGTTCGCCGAGCTCGGCAAGCGCTGGAAACCGATCCTCGATGCCTATGACGAGAACGGCGTCGACGTCGGCTACGAGATCCATCCGGGCGAGGACGTGTTCGACGGCGCGACGTTCGAGATGTTCCTCGACGCGGTCGGCGGCCATAAGCGCTGCAACATCAACTACGATCCGTCGCACTTCCTCCTGCAGCAGCTCGATTATCTCGAGTTCATCGACATCTATCACGAGCGGATCAAGGCTTTTCATGTCAAGGATGCCGAGTTCAACCCGACGGGCCGGCAGGGCGTCTATTCCGGTTATCAGGGCTGGGTAAACCGGGCCGGCCGCTTCCGTTCCCTCGGCGACGGCCAGGTGGATTTCAGCGGCATCTTCTCGAAACTCACCCAGTACAATTACGATTCCTGGGCGGTGCTGGAATGGGAATGCTGCCTGAAGCATCCCGAGGACGGCGCCGCCGAAGGCGCGCCGTTCATCCAGCACCACATCATCAGGGTGACGGAGCGGGCGTTCGACGATTTCGCCGGCGGCACGAGTGACAAAAAGCTGCTGCGCGCGATGATGGGGATCTAGCACTGCTTTCCCTCCCCCTCGAGGGGAGGGTCGATCCGCGTAGCGGATCGGGGTGGGGTCGCCGGGTGTAGAGCTCGGCATGAACCGACCCCTCCCGGCCCTTCGGGCCACCCTCCCCTCAAGGGGAGGGGTATTTCACACGAGGGAGACAAACATGGTCGGCGCATCGAAGGCGGAAACGGGAGGCGGCCCGATCCGCTACGGCATGGTCGGCGGCGGGCAGGGCGCCTTCATCGGCGCGGTGCACCGGATCGCGGCACGCATGGACAATGATTTCGTGCTGGTGGCCGGCGCGCTGTCATCGAATCCGGAACGAGCCAAGGCTTCGGCCGAAGAGCTCGGGCTCGACCCGTCGCGCAGCTACGGCTCCTACGCCGAGATGGCCAAGGCCGAAGCCAAGCGCCCCGACGGCATCGAGGCGGTGGCGATCGTGACGCCCAACAATGTGCATGTGCCGGCGGCCAAGGCCTTCCTCGAGGCAGGCATCCACGTCATCTGCGACAAGCCGCTGGCGACGAGTTTGGCCGAGGCCAAGAAGCTCGCGGCGCTGGTCGAAAAGACCGGCAAGGTGTTCGTCCTCACCCACAACTACACTGCCTATCCGATGATCCGTCAGGCGCGCGAGATGGTGGCCAAGGGCATGCTCGGCGAAATCCGCATCGTGCAGTCGGAATATCCGCAGGACTGGCTGACCGAAGACCTTGCCGCGACTGGCCAGAAGCAGGCAGCGTGGCGCTCCGATCCAAAACAGGCCGGAGCCGGCGGCGCGCTGGGTGACATCGGCACGCATGCCTACAACCTTGCGCGCTTCGTCTCGGGGCTTGAGCTGGATTCCTTGTCGGCCGACCTCGACGCCTTCGTGCCCGGCCGGCAACTCGACGACAACGTCAACGTGCTGCTGCGCTTCAAGCCGGTCGGCAAGGCGCATCCGGCCAAGGGCATGATCTGGGCAAGCCAGGTGGCGCCCGGTCACGAGAATGGGCTGAAGCTGCGCATCTACGGTTCGAAAGGCGGGCTGGAATGGGT
Protein-coding sequences here:
- a CDS encoding Gfo/Idh/MocA family oxidoreductase, with translation MVGASKAETGGGPIRYGMVGGGQGAFIGAVHRIAARMDNDFVLVAGALSSNPERAKASAEELGLDPSRSYGSYAEMAKAEAKRPDGIEAVAIVTPNNVHVPAAKAFLEAGIHVICDKPLATSLAEAKKLAALVEKTGKVFVLTHNYTAYPMIRQAREMVAKGMLGEIRIVQSEYPQDWLTEDLAATGQKQAAWRSDPKQAGAGGALGDIGTHAYNLARFVSGLELDSLSADLDAFVPGRQLDDNVNVLLRFKPVGKAHPAKGMIWASQVAPGHENGLKLRIYGSKGGLEWVQADPNYLWYTPFGQPKQLLTRAGAGAMPVAGRVTRVPSGHPEGYLEGFANIYQEAARAIRAARRKGGKLAKDVVFPTIADGVEGMAFIEACVKSSKKNGAWTKL
- a CDS encoding hydroxyacid dehydrogenase, whose translation is MRKILSTHPLHPRATAMLGGAGRLAIATALDARTLTAEATDADIVIVRAPLPPDLFAGAANLRAAIRHGAGLDMIPVDAATAAGVLVANVPAVNARSVAEHVMFVALALLRRFRMMDRDLRAKGWLAGREHANSTSELAGKTMGIVGLGAVGQAVGHIAAHGFDLNVIATTRSLRPAPERVGFLSIDALVEQSDIIVLCCPLTEETRGLISRERIARMKPNALLINVSRGPVVDDDALIEALRNGRIGGAALDVFASQPLPPTHPYFGFDNVIVTPHMAGITEESMMRMGVGAAGEALLVLANKLPVNLRNPEVIEHYRRRFPSSD
- a CDS encoding sugar phosphate isomerase/epimerase; the protein is MPTTMKGPGLFLAQFAGDAAPFNSLASITKWAAGLGYKGVQIPTWDGRLFDLKKAAASKTYCDEVKGICADAGVEITELSTHLQGQLVAVHPAYDAQFDGFAPAEVHNNPKARQKWAVEQMEFGAKASKHLGLKASVTFSGALAFPYLYPWPQRPPGLIEEAFAELGKRWKPILDAYDENGVDVGYEIHPGEDVFDGATFEMFLDAVGGHKRCNINYDPSHFLLQQLDYLEFIDIYHERIKAFHVKDAEFNPTGRQGVYSGYQGWVNRAGRFRSLGDGQVDFSGIFSKLTQYNYDSWAVLEWECCLKHPEDGAAEGAPFIQHHIIRVTERAFDDFAGGTSDKKLLRAMMGI
- a CDS encoding FadR/GntR family transcriptional regulator, whose amino-acid sequence is MKEKNLLAELAAYLFSNSDKETGRTPSERELAEHFGVSRGQIREALAILEAMRIVERRAKSGIYVDTKQASVEALALFARAGLPLDPVQIYETVELRKIHEIKAAELACSRATEENFERLREILKASEERIAAGEGLAKEDREFHLEIVRATKNGVFHNICSVYYLMGEQRLPIYFNDPERSVRSHAEHIQIYEALLRRDGNLAQALMSAHLQGAESYWKGLIEGRATEPDSAVLEKA
- a CDS encoding sugar phosphate isomerase/epimerase yields the protein MHLSTHNWMRAEPLEVTLKRIKKLGYESIEISGEPEQYKTNETRALLKEHGIRCWGSVTLMLGERNLAAKDQGQRERSVKYVKDVLTMVSELDGEIITLVPATVGKVVPDGTEAEEWGWVVDATRECFAHAKKVGVKIAVEPLNRFETYLFNRGAQALALADAVSPECGVCLDAYHIHMEEFNVYDAIRQVGKRLFDFHVADNNRFAAGLGQIDWPKIVGTLKEIGYDGALTNEFVAPVDRTPAAPYPEMVERNPVDISPEQLKFIQDHGSSLLTEKFYTDQMRITAETLLPLIR
- a CDS encoding mandelate racemase/muconate lactonizing enzyme family protein: MRIRNVQAWWVRIPIAVAKQHRSDFGQVTTFDAAILRIETEDGLVGWGEGKNAAGSAGSYGALVHMLNHEIAPQLIGRDPADIGVVWEMLYNGVRHQTAAHAGHAMPQLARRGMSVAAISAVDIALWDILGKSLGQPVWRLLGGRKVERMQAYASGGWAAADAIGDQLKSYIAKGGFRALKMRIGAMDGAPHISAARVRAARQAIGPDVQLMVDAHGTYTVAEAKRFISLTADLDLAWFEEPVIADDKPGMAEVRASGSVPIATGESEATRYAFRDLAVLKSADIFQPDPAFCGGISEAMKIGTIASAFNLRLAPHLWAGAPCFFAGLHVCAASPASFTIEYSLGANPMIHDLVEETVEAKDGMIAIPEKPGLGFTISERFLEAHAQRI